One window of the Zea mays cultivar B73 chromosome 3, Zm-B73-REFERENCE-NAM-5.0, whole genome shotgun sequence genome contains the following:
- the LOC100285917 gene encoding Nuclear transcription factor Y subunit B-3 has protein sequence MADDGGSHEGSGGGGGVREQDRFLPIANISRIMKKAVPANGKIAKDAKETLQECVSEFISFVTSEASDKCQKEKRKTINGDDLLWAMATLGFEEYVEPLKIYLQKYKEMEGDSKLSTKAGEGSVKKDAISPHGGTSSSSNQLVQHGVYNQGMGYMQPQYHNGET, from the exons ATGGCCGACGACGGCGGGAGCCAcgagggcagcggcggcggcggaggcgtcCGGGAGCAGGACCGGTTCCTGCCCATCGCCAACATCAGCCGGATCATGAAGAAGGCCGTCCCGGCCAACGGCAAGATCGCCAAGGACGCTAAGGAGACCCTGCAGGAGTGCGTCTCCGAGTTCATATCATTCGTGACCAGCGA GGCCAGCGACAAATGCCAGAAGGAGAAACGAAAGACAATCAACGGGGACGATTTGCTCTGGGCGATGGCCACTTTAGGATTCGAGGAGTACGTCGAGCCTCTCAAGATTTACCTACAAAAGTACAAAGAG ATGGAG GGTGATAGCAAGCTGTCTACAAAGGCTGGCGAGGGCTCTGTAAAGAAGGATGCAATTAGTCCCCATGGTGGCACCAGTAGCTCAAGTAATCAG TTGGTTCAGCATGGAGTCTACAACCAAGGGATGGGCTATATGCAGCCACAG TACCACAATGGGGAAACCTAA